The proteins below come from a single Propionispora vibrioides genomic window:
- a CDS encoding L-lactate dehydrogenase, giving the protein MKSGKLVIIGAGNVGSAILNSVLRLNVVNDIVVINRNQDKARGEVLDASHTTAFVYSANTSIRVGGYEECADAKIIIITSGANITQGNNGDRMVLLEQNVAILSEVMDNITKYTRDAIVILVSNPLDVLVYVAQTRFGYPREKIIGTGTLLDTARFNKMLGDICGVDAKNVTGYVLGEHGATAFIPWNTVNIVGIAFDDFEKQFGLTEKIDKDKILRDMKTVGFDILALKGHTSSGVALSACRLVTAIMRNEKCILPVSIVLDGQYGVTDVALSLPSVISENGIERVLELPLDEKGRMELDHCVSHLKSILRTLAAGKSNASGK; this is encoded by the coding sequence ATGAAAAGCGGAAAACTTGTTATTATCGGGGCGGGCAATGTAGGGTCAGCCATCTTGAATTCGGTGCTGCGGCTCAATGTGGTCAATGATATTGTGGTGATCAACCGCAACCAGGATAAGGCGCGGGGCGAAGTGCTGGATGCCAGCCATACAACCGCCTTTGTGTATAGTGCCAATACGTCGATCCGGGTCGGCGGCTATGAGGAATGCGCCGATGCCAAGATCATTATCATCACCTCGGGCGCCAATATTACACAGGGCAATAATGGTGACCGCATGGTACTATTAGAGCAAAATGTGGCTATTTTATCGGAAGTCATGGACAATATTACGAAATATACCAGGGATGCGATTGTCATTTTGGTTTCCAACCCGCTGGATGTGTTGGTCTATGTGGCGCAAACCCGCTTCGGGTATCCGCGGGAAAAGATTATCGGCACCGGGACTTTGCTGGATACGGCCCGGTTCAACAAAATGCTGGGCGATATCTGCGGGGTTGATGCGAAAAACGTGACAGGCTATGTATTGGGTGAACACGGCGCCACGGCGTTTATTCCCTGGAATACCGTCAATATCGTGGGAATTGCTTTTGACGATTTTGAAAAACAATTCGGTTTAACGGAAAAAATCGACAAGGATAAAATCCTGCGGGATATGAAAACCGTAGGTTTCGATATCCTGGCTTTGAAGGGGCATACCAGCTCCGGCGTGGCCTTAAGCGCCTGCCGCCTGGTGACCGCCATCATGCGCAATGAAAAGTGCATACTGCCTGTATCTATTGTGCTGGACGGACAATATGGCGTGACCGATGTGGCTTTAAGCCTGCCGTCTGTCATTTCGGAAAACGGCATCGAACGGGTGCTGGAGTTGCCCTTGGATGAAAAAGGGAGGATGGAGCTGGACCACTGCGTGAGTCATTTGAAGAGCATTTTGCGAACACTTGCCGCAGGAAAGTCCAACGCAAGCGGTAAGTAA
- a CDS encoding M23 family metallopeptidase codes for MQLSYKTAGSRQAVHPLQRTASSICLTVLAIFCLLFGIGSLAAYQETAGPNAAIIIKKGPAATLQQQLAAQPADSALATTPSIWPVYGTITSGFGWRSSPLESGSELHQGLDIAVGTGTPVVATADGKIVLSGWGGGYGNLVKIDHGNGLETLYGHNDKVAVTVGQEVKKGQIISYAGSTGNSTGPHVHYEIRKNGTAVDPMAYLVLY; via the coding sequence ATGCAACTGTCTTATAAAACAGCCGGCAGCCGCCAGGCTGTCCACCCACTTCAAAGAACGGCGTCAAGCATCTGCCTGACCGTTCTGGCCATCTTCTGCCTGCTCTTTGGCATCGGCAGTCTGGCAGCGTATCAGGAAACGGCCGGCCCCAATGCCGCCATCATCATAAAAAAAGGCCCGGCCGCTACTTTGCAGCAGCAGCTGGCAGCCCAACCGGCCGATTCAGCCCTGGCCACTACCCCGTCAATCTGGCCGGTCTACGGAACGATCACCTCCGGCTTCGGCTGGCGCAGTTCGCCGCTGGAAAGCGGCAGCGAACTGCACCAGGGACTGGACATCGCCGTCGGCACCGGCACGCCGGTCGTCGCCACGGCGGACGGCAAGATAGTGCTGAGCGGCTGGGGCGGCGGTTACGGCAATCTGGTTAAAATTGATCATGGCAACGGTCTGGAAACGCTATACGGGCACAACGACAAAGTGGCTGTCACCGTCGGCCAGGAAGTCAAGAAAGGACAGATCATTTCCTATGCCGGCAGTACCGGCAACAGTACCGGTCCCCATGTCCACTATGAAATCCGAAAAAACGGCACCGCCGTCGATCCCATGGCTTACCTGGTATTATACTAA
- a CDS encoding efflux RND transporter periplasmic adaptor subunit: protein MKIAIRQNQPVLVGGLLLLGLALLIAVSYHLFPLLRWARHQFQLSQPPAAVTAVAAGVVDKPLRLVRPGSLEQAQLLPVYTEYAGTVARLYVVPGQAVKAGQPLLTLEAVTAPPVAKPALPPAGQPASRASHENAQQEFERYQKLYELGAISRKQLEAAAARLKAAQESQDSAPAASGSTQSVVDVPRGPVEVRAPADGIVTGLMTAQGKSVPSGQQLMSLGSGQELEAVISLEQSDLYVCRLGTAVTLQLGEQTVAGQISGIYPEVAEDQSVTYRAHVKLAGQPAGPTSGTPVQMVLETGQTVPVLAVPSAALQQDAAGSYFVYTVTDNTVGTQPVAAGETVGDFTEISAGLVPDTLVLSGAVDGLRPGAAVVLQ from the coding sequence ATGAAAATAGCAATCCGGCAAAATCAGCCGGTGCTGGTAGGCGGCTTGCTGCTGCTCGGGCTGGCACTGCTGATTGCCGTCAGTTATCATTTGTTTCCGCTGCTGCGTTGGGCCCGGCACCAGTTCCAACTGTCACAGCCGCCTGCTGCCGTAACGGCGGTTGCTGCCGGTGTTGTGGACAAGCCGCTCAGACTTGTCCGGCCCGGTTCGCTGGAACAAGCCCAGCTTTTGCCGGTTTACACAGAGTATGCCGGAACTGTTGCCAGGCTTTATGTGGTGCCGGGGCAAGCGGTTAAAGCCGGGCAGCCGTTGCTGACCCTGGAGGCGGTCACTGCGCCGCCGGTGGCAAAGCCTGCGCTGCCGCCGGCCGGCCAGCCGGCCTCGCGGGCTTCCCACGAGAATGCGCAGCAGGAATTTGAACGGTATCAAAAATTATACGAACTGGGAGCGATTTCCCGCAAACAGTTGGAGGCGGCGGCAGCCCGTCTTAAAGCCGCTCAGGAGAGTCAGGACAGTGCGCCGGCGGCGTCGGGAAGTACTCAGTCTGTTGTTGACGTGCCCCGTGGTCCGGTAGAAGTAAGAGCGCCGGCCGATGGGATCGTCACCGGACTGATGACCGCGCAGGGCAAGAGCGTACCGTCCGGCCAGCAGCTTATGTCATTAGGCAGCGGGCAGGAATTGGAAGCGGTCATTTCACTGGAGCAAAGCGATTTGTATGTATGCCGGCTGGGTACGGCAGTTACGTTGCAATTGGGTGAGCAAACTGTGGCGGGCCAGATTTCGGGTATCTATCCGGAAGTAGCAGAGGATCAGTCCGTCACCTACCGGGCCCATGTCAAACTGGCCGGTCAGCCGGCCGGACCGACTTCGGGGACTCCCGTACAAATGGTCCTGGAAACGGGACAGACGGTGCCGGTGCTGGCCGTTCCGTCGGCAGCCTTGCAACAGGATGCGGCTGGGAGTTACTTTGTCTATACTGTGACGGACAATACCGTCGGGACACAGCCAGTGGCTGCCGGTGAAACCGTAGGCGATTTTACGGAAATTAGCGCAGGCCTTGTACCGGATACGCTGGTGCTTAGCGGCGCGGTTGACGGTCTGCGTCCCGGCGCAGCGGTCGTGCTGCAATGA
- a CDS encoding arsenate reductase family protein — protein MSKGVIGMEASCLFLCYPACSTCKKARQWLEKNQISYEERNIKEANPSVAELTAWYTKAGVPLRKLFNTSGLLYKSLSLKDKLPGMSEEEQLALLASDGMLVKRPLLITRDRVLVGFKEAEWEMMD, from the coding sequence ATCAGCAAAGGAGTGATTGGGATGGAAGCAAGCTGTCTGTTTCTCTGCTATCCTGCTTGCAGTACCTGTAAGAAGGCCCGGCAGTGGCTGGAGAAAAACCAGATATCCTATGAGGAGCGTAATATCAAGGAAGCCAATCCGTCGGTGGCAGAGCTAACAGCCTGGTACACTAAAGCCGGTGTTCCGCTGCGGAAACTGTTCAATACTAGCGGACTTTTATATAAGTCGCTGTCTCTAAAAGATAAACTGCCGGGGATGAGTGAAGAAGAGCAGTTGGCGCTCCTGGCAAGCGACGGTATGCTGGTCAAGCGTCCGCTGTTGATTACCCGGGACCGGGTATTGGTGGGTTTTAAAGAAGCTGAATGGGAAATGATGGACTGA
- a CDS encoding ABC transporter ATP-binding protein, giving the protein MAVSFEHIYKAFDEVNGKPQYVLQDINLTIETGQFICILGKSGCGKSTLLNLLAGYLKPDKGRILVDDNRVEGPAADRGVVFQQHALFPWYTVQENVEFGLRLKSRKDAAQIAAQYISLIGLEGYEKLYPAELSGGMAQRVGIARALVNDPAVLLMDEPLGALDALTRDTMRKELIRIWQLSQKTVFFITHSVPEAVYLADRVVLLKQGEVALDQPIDLPRPRETKSQEFLSYVELFEQGLTDNQAESVITE; this is encoded by the coding sequence ATGGCGGTCAGCTTTGAACATATTTATAAAGCTTTTGATGAAGTAAACGGAAAACCGCAATATGTTTTGCAGGATATCAACCTAACGATAGAGACCGGCCAGTTCATCTGTATCTTAGGTAAGAGCGGCTGCGGCAAATCCACGCTGCTCAACCTGTTGGCCGGTTACCTGAAACCGGACAAAGGCCGTATTCTGGTAGACGATAACCGGGTGGAAGGCCCGGCGGCCGACCGGGGCGTCGTATTTCAGCAGCACGCTCTGTTTCCCTGGTATACGGTGCAGGAGAATGTGGAGTTCGGTCTCAGGCTGAAAAGCCGGAAGGACGCGGCTCAGATCGCTGCTCAATACATTTCGTTGATCGGGCTGGAGGGGTATGAGAAGCTGTATCCGGCCGAACTGTCCGGCGGCATGGCGCAGCGAGTGGGCATTGCCCGGGCGCTGGTTAACGATCCAGCCGTGCTGCTGATGGATGAACCGCTGGGGGCGTTGGACGCGCTGACCCGCGATACCATGCGCAAGGAACTGATCCGGATCTGGCAATTGAGTCAAAAGACCGTCTTCTTCATTACTCACAGTGTACCGGAGGCGGTTTACCTGGCCGACCGGGTAGTGCTCTTAAAGCAGGGCGAGGTTGCCCTGGACCAGCCGATCGACCTGCCGCGGCCGCGGGAGACAAAGTCGCAGGAGTTTTTAAGCTATGTCGAGCTTTTTGAACAAGGTTTGACCGATAATCAGGCAGAGTCAGTCATTACGGAATAG
- a CDS encoding ABC transporter permease has translation MTTMEEGLLKLQRGLPALPQEEAIVPRKISEARKERNNKYYKGISLFIFFCIWQFVSHLNGLNQWFNPVFLPSPVTVVKTGYEYFMAGTLVDHLTMSFYRMIAGFSIGVVVALVLGILIATSREFDNILSPVLNMVGPIPVFAFLPMFLIWFGIGESSKIALIAYATFIPLLSYIVDGIKNTDPVLIRSARSLGATPRQVFTKIILHSALPHIFAGMKISLALTFSALVVAEMMGASSGLGYIIVNAKNWFKMSDMFLSATLIGLEYTLFYGILTCIENHLFKWKKAGASKAVEH, from the coding sequence ATGACGACAATGGAAGAAGGTTTGCTGAAGCTGCAGCGAGGGCTCCCTGCGCTACCGCAGGAAGAGGCGATCGTTCCCCGGAAAATTTCGGAAGCCAGAAAAGAACGAAACAATAAATACTACAAAGGCATTTCCCTATTCATTTTCTTCTGTATCTGGCAATTTGTCAGCCATCTGAATGGATTGAACCAGTGGTTCAATCCGGTGTTCCTGCCGTCACCCGTGACGGTGGTGAAAACAGGCTATGAATATTTTATGGCCGGTACCCTGGTTGATCATCTGACTATGAGTTTTTACCGGATGATTGCCGGCTTTTCCATCGGCGTGGTGGTGGCCCTGGTGTTGGGTATTCTGATTGCTACCAGCCGTGAGTTTGACAATATCCTGTCGCCGGTCCTGAATATGGTGGGCCCCATTCCGGTATTCGCCTTTTTGCCGATGTTTCTCATTTGGTTCGGCATTGGCGAATCATCTAAGATTGCCCTGATCGCTTACGCCACCTTTATACCGCTCCTCAGCTACATTGTGGACGGCATAAAAAATACCGATCCGGTGCTGATCCGGTCGGCGCGCAGTCTGGGAGCCACGCCCCGTCAGGTATTTACCAAGATCATTTTGCATTCGGCCCTGCCCCATATCTTCGCCGGTATGAAAATCAGTCTGGCGTTGACCTTTTCCGCCCTGGTGGTGGCCGAAATGATGGGCGCGTCATCCGGACTGGGCTACATCATTGTGAATGCCAAAAACTGGTTCAAAATGTCCGATATGTTTTTGTCGGCCACTTTGATCGGTTTGGAATATACCCTGTTTTACGGGATATTGACCTGCATAGAAAACCATTTGTTTAAATGGAAAAAAGCCGGGGCCAGTAAAGCGGTGGAACATTGA
- a CDS encoding ABC transporter substrate-binding protein, with protein sequence MRKRMVGLGLAVCMLAALVAGCGSGGQKTEKEAPKAASQEIVAYGVIDPQISAQQIIADKKGFFAAEGVKVTNKLIQSGGDISPLISGGTAQVSFETPYTDIAVAANNVGVKIVAPMADIGNTQAVVAGKNVTIQKAKDLEGKKIGIAAGAGVLIAIRNMCAELGVDINKIQFVILSPSDQIAALDRGDIDLMACWEPWVSNAVKAGGKLLFSGLNSYLPDKQGPVSWLSFYTTMQVTDQFLKEHPQEIQAMLRALKKATDFIHEHPDEAAEIIAKEINLDKEQVKKIMGQNKYSMQFDDHFKKSSDEMASFMKEMKNIPSKPEFKQYADPTLLKQALPELVTVAE encoded by the coding sequence ATGAGAAAACGTATGGTAGGGTTAGGTTTGGCGGTTTGTATGCTGGCCGCGCTGGTAGCCGGCTGTGGCTCAGGCGGCCAGAAGACGGAGAAAGAGGCACCCAAAGCGGCGTCACAGGAGATTGTCGCCTATGGCGTCATTGATCCGCAGATTTCGGCGCAGCAGATTATTGCCGACAAAAAGGGCTTTTTTGCCGCCGAGGGAGTCAAGGTGACCAATAAGCTGATCCAGTCGGGCGGCGATATTTCACCGTTGATCTCGGGCGGTACGGCCCAGGTATCCTTTGAAACACCGTACACCGACATTGCCGTGGCAGCCAATAATGTAGGCGTTAAAATTGTGGCACCCATGGCCGATATCGGCAATACCCAGGCAGTGGTGGCCGGCAAGAATGTAACCATTCAGAAGGCGAAAGATTTGGAAGGCAAGAAAATCGGTATCGCGGCCGGGGCCGGCGTATTGATCGCCATCCGCAATATGTGTGCCGAGCTGGGAGTCGACATCAACAAAATCCAGTTTGTCATCTTAAGCCCCAGTGACCAGATTGCGGCCCTGGACCGCGGCGACATTGATCTGATGGCCTGTTGGGAACCGTGGGTCAGCAATGCCGTTAAAGCCGGCGGCAAGCTGCTGTTCAGCGGCCTCAACTCCTATCTGCCGGACAAGCAGGGACCGGTGTCATGGCTGAGCTTTTACACGACCATGCAGGTGACCGACCAGTTCCTGAAAGAGCATCCTCAGGAGATTCAGGCAATGCTGAGAGCGTTGAAAAAGGCCACCGATTTCATTCATGAGCATCCCGATGAAGCCGCCGAAATCATTGCCAAGGAGATCAACCTTGACAAAGAACAGGTAAAAAAGATTATGGGACAAAACAAATATTCCATGCAGTTTGACGATCATTTCAAAAAGTCCAGCGACGAAATGGCCTCGTTTATGAAAGAAATGAAAAATATCCCCAGCAAGCCGGAGTTCAAGCAATATGCCGATCCGACGCTGTTAAAGCAGGCCTTGCCGGAATTGGTGACGGTAGCAGAATAA
- a CDS encoding ABC transporter substrate-binding protein, which produces MRMKKGLLRSCAAMMVIVAGLAAAGCGGGQKTAAPAADSGAAKEIIAYGELDPQVSGQQIIAEEMGYFKEEGLNIKNKLMTGPDENAALVASGEAGICFGSIYNNIAVSANGVKVKVLAPLANAAGTQSVVGRKNLQLTSAKDLEGKKIGMTNGAGVLIAIRNMAAATGTDINKIQFVNLPVSDQLAALEKGDIDAMAAWEPWVGKAVDMGGKLLFSGTTSNLPDKQGDVHWIDFYMTVQVTDDFYQKNPEVAEKLLKALHKATDYINQHPKEAAAIIAKRINIKEDECFRIMQKNVYAMNYDQQFVDGANKMAEFMLDMKNIKAVPEAKTYLDPGVLKKVFPEAVKI; this is translated from the coding sequence ATGAGAATGAAAAAGGGATTGTTGCGTAGCTGCGCCGCCATGATGGTCATTGTAGCCGGCTTAGCAGCGGCCGGTTGCGGCGGCGGACAAAAGACTGCCGCGCCGGCTGCCGATTCAGGGGCAGCCAAGGAAATCATCGCCTATGGTGAACTGGACCCGCAGGTTTCGGGACAGCAGATTATTGCCGAGGAAATGGGCTATTTTAAGGAAGAGGGCTTAAATATTAAAAATAAACTGATGACCGGGCCTGATGAGAATGCAGCTCTGGTTGCCAGCGGTGAAGCGGGCATTTGCTTCGGTTCGATCTATAACAACATTGCCGTGTCCGCCAACGGCGTAAAGGTCAAGGTGTTGGCACCGCTGGCCAATGCCGCCGGCACGCAGAGCGTGGTGGGGCGCAAGAATTTGCAGCTTACCAGCGCTAAGGATTTAGAAGGCAAGAAAATCGGCATGACTAACGGCGCCGGTGTATTAATCGCCATCCGCAATATGGCGGCGGCTACCGGCACCGATATCAACAAAATTCAGTTTGTCAATCTGCCGGTTTCCGATCAACTGGCGGCGCTGGAAAAAGGCGATATTGATGCTATGGCGGCCTGGGAACCGTGGGTTGGCAAGGCTGTCGACATGGGTGGCAAACTGCTGTTCAGCGGTACGACTTCCAACTTACCGGACAAACAGGGCGATGTTCACTGGATTGACTTTTATATGACGGTCCAGGTTACCGATGATTTTTACCAAAAGAATCCGGAAGTGGCTGAAAAGCTGCTGAAAGCGTTGCATAAAGCCACTGACTATATCAATCAGCATCCGAAAGAGGCTGCCGCCATCATCGCTAAACGGATTAACATCAAGGAAGATGAGTGCTTCCGCATTATGCAGAAAAACGTGTATGCCATGAACTATGATCAGCAGTTTGTCGACGGGGCCAACAAAATGGCCGAATTCATGCTGGATATGAAGAATATCAAGGCGGTGCCGGAGGCTAAAACCTATCTGGACCCCGGCGTATTAAAGAAAGTTTTCCCCGAAGCAGTGAAAATCTAA
- a CDS encoding PucR family transcriptional regulator, which produces MAVTLDWFIHHSQLNNIRLVVGNLQSSGEITSVNILDNPDVLKWFKKNELILTTGYIFKDDPELQRTIIREMKEIGCAGLAVKIKRFFKTIPEPLLDEARKLDFPVIELPFFYGFSEIIHTVYNKLYLQQHQQALQDQQLITELSDAFFQHKDLTCLVKIMADFFGSPVLVTDLSYACLALAAPAAFDSGQLAEAAAVMADRLTEQTMPLTDFSLTLNDRQYLLLASLLPNHLGYLCLLIQSQPAASQAMAVLHKAAQIMALACEQQQVSRPGPANRAHFFLNFLMHHTQATPEETQQICSFYGFNYHKAWVCASFSLQAYSDLQKKKLLTLLQNYCSQTRTDETAVFTCANDSLFCAFFLFSVDSNPVYAINEVRHTARRLCQQAQQLSQLPLPAGISGFHHTLQALHTSFEESLQALALQQRLKQTAPASYFHQIAYHLLLHYYKKDSSQVIESTLQPLLDFDTQNNTDLTATLKVYFQSKFNSSVAAKQLYLHRNTMLHRIEKIKELLHTDLSDMDENFLLYLGLCSWDLRKQK; this is translated from the coding sequence ATGGCAGTTACGTTGGATTGGTTTATTCATCACAGTCAGTTAAACAATATCCGTTTAGTTGTCGGCAATCTTCAGTCGTCCGGTGAAATTACCAGCGTCAACATCCTCGATAATCCGGATGTGCTGAAATGGTTTAAAAAGAACGAGCTTATCCTGACCACCGGCTATATTTTTAAGGATGACCCTGAACTGCAGCGTACCATTATCCGGGAAATGAAAGAAATCGGCTGCGCCGGACTTGCCGTCAAAATCAAGCGTTTTTTCAAAACCATTCCCGAGCCTTTGCTGGACGAAGCCAGAAAGCTGGATTTTCCGGTCATCGAACTGCCCTTTTTCTACGGCTTCTCGGAAATCATTCATACCGTATATAATAAGCTGTACCTGCAACAGCACCAACAAGCGCTCCAGGACCAGCAGCTCATTACGGAACTGAGCGACGCCTTTTTTCAGCATAAAGACCTGACTTGCCTGGTGAAAATCATGGCCGATTTTTTCGGCAGCCCGGTCTTAGTTACCGACCTGTCTTACGCCTGTCTCGCTCTGGCAGCACCGGCCGCCTTTGACAGCGGCCAGCTTGCCGAAGCGGCCGCTGTCATGGCCGACCGGCTCACCGAACAGACAATGCCGCTGACCGATTTCAGTCTCACTCTGAATGACCGGCAGTACCTTCTCTTGGCCAGCCTGCTGCCCAACCATCTGGGTTATCTTTGTCTCCTCATCCAGAGCCAGCCGGCCGCTAGCCAGGCTATGGCTGTATTACATAAAGCGGCTCAAATCATGGCCCTTGCCTGCGAACAGCAACAAGTGTCCCGGCCGGGCCCTGCCAACCGCGCTCATTTCTTCTTAAATTTTCTGATGCACCATACCCAGGCCACCCCGGAGGAAACGCAGCAAATCTGTTCCTTTTACGGGTTCAACTATCATAAAGCCTGGGTTTGTGCCAGCTTCTCCCTGCAAGCTTACAGCGATCTGCAAAAAAAGAAGCTCCTGACTTTGCTGCAAAACTATTGCTCTCAGACGCGCACCGACGAGACAGCCGTTTTCACCTGCGCCAACGACAGCCTGTTCTGCGCGTTTTTCCTGTTTTCCGTCGATAGCAACCCTGTCTATGCGATCAATGAAGTCCGCCATACCGCCAGACGGCTTTGCCAGCAAGCCCAGCAGCTCAGCCAACTTCCACTGCCGGCCGGCATCAGCGGTTTTCACCATACTTTGCAGGCTTTGCACACTTCCTTTGAAGAAAGCCTGCAGGCCCTTGCCCTGCAGCAGCGCTTAAAACAGACGGCACCGGCTTCTTATTTTCATCAGATAGCTTACCATTTATTGCTTCATTACTATAAAAAGGATAGCAGCCAAGTCATTGAAAGTACCCTGCAGCCGCTGCTCGACTTCGACACCCAGAACAATACCGATTTAACAGCCACGCTGAAAGTGTATTTTCAAAGCAAGTTCAACTCCAGCGTGGCCGCCAAACAGCTCTACCTGCACCGCAATACCATGCTGCATCGGATTGAAAAGATCAAAGAGCTTCTCCATACCGACTTGAGTGATATGGACGAAAATTTTCTGTTATATCTGGGACTCTGCTCTTGGGATTTACGAAAACAAAAGTAA
- the allB gene encoding allantoinase AllB, which produces MYDLLIKNARLVTADEVIAAAVAVKDGKVAAVLAGETPVPARQVLDLTGKYLLPGVIDCHVHFNEPGYTWREEFAQGSRAAAAGGVTTVIDMPMQNRPPVIDREVFARKAELLQGKSAIDYGFWGALIKTNLDKLSGLQEAGTLAFKCFMCNPGQDYTALDIAEIEQVLVTLREFDGLAGFHCEDYAMIERLQTASLATGKTGRRDYLAARPVEAELKAVNDIIALLDKTEGRAHICHVSHPAVAEAIRQAKVKGLDITAETCVHYLLFTGEDLVNEGPRFKCSPPLRTAADRKKLWDYVLDGTLDCICSDHSPCAPEEKAEASETGTFGAWGGISGVQTSLQAFWDLAITQKGADPSLVARVMSINPAAIFGLDGVKGTVMPGRDADFTVIDPQKNWEITADELLYKHKFSAFTGLSGTGAPVMTIVRGQVVMEDGRLRDGCTGQLVRRCREE; this is translated from the coding sequence GTGTACGATCTTTTAATAAAGAATGCCCGATTGGTTACCGCCGATGAAGTGATCGCGGCAGCGGTAGCGGTGAAGGATGGCAAGGTTGCCGCCGTTCTGGCCGGTGAAACGCCGGTGCCGGCGCGACAGGTGCTGGATTTGACAGGGAAATACCTGCTGCCGGGCGTGATTGACTGCCATGTACATTTTAACGAACCGGGCTATACCTGGCGGGAAGAGTTCGCCCAGGGCAGCCGGGCGGCCGCGGCCGGCGGTGTGACAACGGTGATCGACATGCCGATGCAGAACAGGCCGCCGGTTATCGACCGGGAGGTCTTTGCCCGTAAGGCGGAACTGCTGCAGGGGAAATCAGCCATTGATTACGGCTTTTGGGGCGCTCTGATCAAGACGAATTTGGATAAACTGAGCGGTTTGCAGGAAGCAGGCACGCTGGCCTTTAAATGTTTTATGTGCAATCCGGGTCAGGACTATACGGCGCTGGATATAGCGGAAATTGAACAGGTACTGGTTACTTTACGGGAGTTTGACGGGCTGGCCGGCTTTCACTGTGAGGATTATGCCATGATTGAACGGCTGCAGACAGCCAGTCTGGCCACCGGGAAAACCGGCCGTCGCGATTATCTGGCGGCGCGGCCGGTCGAGGCCGAACTGAAAGCCGTTAACGACATCATTGCTTTGCTGGATAAAACGGAAGGCCGGGCCCATATCTGTCATGTTTCCCACCCGGCCGTGGCGGAAGCCATCCGGCAGGCTAAAGTAAAGGGGCTGGATATTACAGCTGAAACCTGTGTGCATTATTTGCTCTTCACCGGGGAGGACCTGGTGAACGAGGGGCCCCGGTTTAAATGTTCGCCGCCGCTCCGGACGGCAGCCGACCGGAAAAAGCTGTGGGACTATGTGCTGGACGGCACGCTGGACTGCATCTGCTCCGATCACTCGCCCTGCGCGCCGGAAGAGAAGGCGGAGGCTTCCGAGACCGGCACTTTTGGCGCCTGGGGCGGCATCAGCGGGGTACAGACTTCGCTGCAGGCTTTTTGGGATTTGGCGATTACGCAAAAGGGGGCGGACCCGTCGTTGGTGGCCCGGGTGATGAGCATAAATCCGGCGGCCATTTTCGGTCTGGATGGTGTCAAAGGCACCGTCATGCCCGGCCGGGATGCTGATTTTACCGTGATAGATCCGCAAAAAAACTGGGAAATTACTGCTGATGAGCTGCTTTACAAGCATAAATTTTCGGCCTTTACCGGTCTTAGCGGCACTGGCGCGCCGGTTATGACCATCGTCCGGGGGCAGGTTGTGATGGAAGACGGCCGGCTACGGGACGGGTGTACCGGTCAACTGGTCCGCCGCTGCAGGGAGGAATAG